Within the Nitrospira sp. genome, the region ATGAGGATCATCGTCAGTGACAGCAGTTGTTTGATCGACCTCAGGAAGGCCTCATTGCTCAATGCGTTCTTGAGCCTACCATACGAGATATGTATCCCTAATACACTGTTCGAGGAGGAGTTGCTCAAATTTACCGCCGCTCAGAAGGAAGCCCTGGTCCAGGGTGGGTTAAAAGTGATCGATATACCAGGTCCAGGTGTGCTGCGCGCGCAGGAAGTCATTCGCGCCAAGCCACGCCTCTCCATTCATGACGGGTTTGTCTTTGCACTGGCCGAGAGTCACCAGGAATCCATCTTGGTAACCGGTGACGGCGGTCTCAAGGCACTCGCTATACGACACGGCATTGAAGTTCACGGCCTGCTCTGGGTTGTGGATCAAATTCATATCCATGGGTTTCAAAACGCAACAGCACTGGCGACCACATTGCGCGTACTTGCGGACGATACTTCTGTAAGACTTCCGCGTCGCGAGTTGTTGGCGGCGATCCGGCGCTATGAGAGCAAGGGATAAGAGTTGCTGCAAAAATGAGATTCCTCCCCTCAATTGAGCTGACCCCCAATCCTTGGAAGAGTCAGATTCGACAGGGTAGCTTGCTGCTGTCTGGTTTGCCATTCCTAATCCGGCGAGCGGTTCCCATGCGGTAGGGGTCATTCGCCGATTCTGCCAAAATTATACGCTGACGGTTGAGTAGAGAACCGGGTAATTCGTGTATCGGTCTGATGGTCGGGCTTGACACCTCTATCTGTGGGCCAAATGTAATCTCCGGTCAAACTGATATGGGACCACGCCAGCGGGGACAGGTGAGTGGCCCGTTCTTCTAGAAATCGCAGTTTGAGTGCGTGCAGCTTCTCCACGGCGTGTTCGAGATAGACGGTATTCCACAGCACAATCCCCGCCACCACGAGATTGAGGCCACTGGCCCGATAGCGCTGATCCTCGTAACTGTGTTCACGGACTTCCCCGAGACGATATCCCGCCTCTGCGGGGATAGTACGGTCGAATGAATTGTGGCAAGGTAAGGCCCTACGGGGATCATCCAGGTCGCTGGGGATCGAACTGCGCCGAGGAGGGGCCATGCCACGCAACGATCAAGTCACGCGCCAGTGGCACTTGCTGCAGCGGCTGAGCGGGGCACGTCACGGGCTTACGCTGGCTGAGCTTGTGGACGCGATCCCGCCGGACCTCACCCGGCATCCTCGCACAGTCCGTCGGGATTTGGCCGCCCTCGAAGCCTCGCACTTCCCCCTCCTCACCGACCGGGTGAACGGGGAGGTGCGTTGGCGCTTGCTCGACGGCTTCAAGAATATTCCGAGCCTCCGCCTGTCCCCGCCGGAATTGATGGCCCTGGCCTTCAGCCGGCAGTTGCTGACGCCACTCCAAGGGACGCTCATTGCGGCCTCGCTCAATTCCGCGCTCACGAAGATCACCGCAGCCATCCCGGCGGGGGCCACTGAGTATCTCCTGCGGCTGGACCAGTGGTTTTCCGTCGGGCTAGGTCCGCACAAGACGTACCGCCACCATCGCGAGACGATCGATAGGCTCTCCCAAGCGATCGCTCATCACCATACGGTGCAGATGCGGTATTTCTCGGCAGGACGCCACGCGACCACCCGGCGCGAAGTGGATCCGTACCGGCTGCGATATGTTGACGGCGGGCTCTACCTGATTGCCTATTGCCATTGGCGCAAGGACGTGCGGATGTTTGCGGTGGAGCGGATCAAGTCGCTCACCATGACGGACCATCCCTACCAAATGCCGCTCCACTTTGATCTCGATGCCTATGTCGAAGACACCCTCGTCGTCATGCGGGGAAAGCGGATCACGGTCGAAATCAAGTTCGATAAGGCCACGGCCGCCTGGGCGAAAGACCGCATCTGGCATCCCAGCCAGCAGGCGACGCCGCTTAAGAACGGCCAACTGCTCATGACGCTCTCAGTGGCGGACACGAGAGAACTGCTTGGATGGATCCTCAGCTTTGGCAGTGGGGTTCAAGTCCTGAAGCCTGACCATCTCCGGTATGCCGTTAAAGAGGAAGCCCAAAAGCTCCTGGCCCAGTGACCTCAGATGTCACACCGCGGCTGATGACGCTGGCAGCCTGGTCCGTCTAACTCACAGTGCTGCCAGGGAATTTTGCCAAACCCGCTTTGACCTGCCTTGGGACCTCTCCTGTCCTTACCTCCTCGTAAGATGTGCGCGATCAAGCCCAAGCAGGAGGTGTCCATGACACTCGCGTTGATTCTGCTCCCGGTACTGATGCTAGTGACAAGCGAGGCCCATGCTGAGGATCTGGGCAATTTGAGTGCGAATCCGTTTCTCTTCGAGTCCACGGCCAACTCGCTGGGGCAGGGCAGTCCCTTTGCGCCAAACGGTGTGAACAATCCGTTCAGCCCCTACGGCAGTCCATTCAGTAACCAATCGGCGACCAACCCTTTCGCGACCGACGCGCCCAGGCTCTATGACCAACAGGGAAATTACCGGGGTAAGCTGAGCGCGAGTCCCTTTGATCCAGATTCCACGAGCAACCCGTATGGCCGATACGGTTCACCCCTTTCGCCGGACTCGTTGAACAATCCCTATGGGGCCGGGAGTCCGTTCAGGCCCGATTCCCCGAAGAATCCGTATGGGCAGGGTTGGCGAATTGAAGGGAACTGATCGTGTCGGATGCGGAAGAGAAAACTAGGCGACCGTTCATTCGAGGCGCGATTCTCGGCAGGCTTATCACGGGCGGGCTTACGGTGGCCGGCACCTTCTATGATTTCAAAGGCCAACCGGCGGCACCCCGCGGCAGTGCCCAGCAGTTCGACGACATCCGGCAGCGGCAGCACCAATTGGACATCACGCACATGCGGGAGTAACAGGACCGAGAGGCGCTCGATCGTAGACGTGGTACAAACCCATGCTGAGCAATCCCGCATGCGGTGGAGACGTCAGCGCAACGGCGGTTTGTCGCGAGGATCACGTTCGAGGCTGTCTGGCTAAGGTGCCCAAGATGGACAAGGTCCCGATGAGCGCTTGGAAGGATGACTGCAGCTCGGAAGGCGAAATAGCGAATGACTGCGGTTGTAAACAGAGGTATTCTGCGATGTGAGGCGCGCGGTGCGCAGGATATCCGATGCGCGAAAGGAATGCCGTGGTCGCCGGTTTGTGTCACCGGCGGAATTTGGTAATTGCGTAACGTGAACACGCACTTCTATCTGAACGAGTTCATCACATGAAGGTTGTGTTTGGACTTCAATTAGATGGGGAACATGGCTGGCGGCCGGCCAATCGATTGGGAATGCCAGTCCTTGGCCCGCTCGGGTTCCTGAACCTGCTTGAGACCAGGCTTGGATTGCTGCGAGCGGAATGTAGCCAGGCTCAACGAACAACTCAGTATCGAGAATGTCTCACTCGCGGCGACACCCCCGATCGCTTCTACCATGCCTCGTTTCAGATTGATCCTATCGGAGTCTCTGCAGCACTCCTGTCATGGCGTGATACGTGGCATCTCCATGGATGGACCGGCACGGCGCCTACTGGAGCGGGCAATCGTCTTACCGATCTGGCTGCCGTGGAAGAGACCGCCCATAATCTCCTATTTCCATCGATTGGAGAACGACTGGCTCAAGTGACCGAGTCTCTCTCGAAACAACAAGCGAAGATCGAACACATTGAGTTAGCCGATCCCATCGAGGCATTCCCGAAGCGCTGGCGGGAAGTCCTCGCAAAGTTGCCGGTCCAATCTCGACGAACCTATGAACCTCAAGCGTCCGAACACACCGTTCTGGGGAAGCTTCAACGGGTCCTCACGGTGGCCCATGAGGGCAAGAATCCCAATGGGAAGGTTGCCTGGTCGGACGATGGGAGTCTCTTCGTGGTGCGCGCTGAGACCAGTCTGCTTGCTGCACGGTGGGTCGCTCAAAGACTTGTCGCGCACCAGCAGGAGGTGGCGATTGTCGCCGAGCATGACCGCTCCTTACTGGATGCTACGATAGACGCCACGGATGTAGCCCGGCAGGGATTTCAGGATGCGAGCCCGTTGGCCCCGGCGCTTCAAGTGTTGCCCCTTGCGCTCGCGACAATGTGGGAACCGCTGGATGTCTACGCCCTCCTTGAATTGCTCTCTCACCCCATAGGACCTGTCCCAGGGTATCTCCGAGGGCGATTGGCTGAGGTTCTTGCGGAAAGCCCTGGAATCGGTGGACCGCATTGGCGGGACGCGGTCGAACACCTTGAGCGGCAGTATCCGGATCGTGTTGCGGATATGCGCGAGGCCCTGGCCGTGTGGGTCGAGCACCCTCGGTATCGCCCTGCGGAGGGTGCGCCTTTCGCGATGATCCTCGAGCGCACCCGGCGCGTTCGCGACTACTTTCGGTCCGGCCTGTACGATCAGAACTCTGTTCTCAGTCAGGCGCATGCCAGTGGATACAGGCAAGCTATGGCGGTGGCTGCCGCCCTTGAAGCGTTGGTTGCTCAAGGGGAAACCTCCATCACACCCGTTGCGGTTCAAACACTGGTGGCTCAATGCACAGGGCGCGGCGCACCAAACTTCACGATGGATGCGCAGGTCGGCTGTGTGCCTTCTGTCTTTCACCCTGCCGCAGTGATCGAATCGTTTGATCAGGTGGTGTGGTGGCAGATGGGAGCACCCTCGCTGCCTGACCGCTATCCGTGGAGCCGCAGCGAACTGGACATGCTCTCGCGCACCGGAGTCGAACTGCCGCCTCTTGATACGGTTCTGGCCCATCAAAGCCAGGAGTGGCTTCGTCCCATCCTCAGCGCCCGAAACCAGTTGGTGCTGGTACTGCCTCCTCCCGGTGCGGAATTGCACCCGATTTGGCTCGAAATGCAGGGGCTCATCAGCGATCTCCGGCCGGAACTGCTCGAAGCCCTGATATCTAGTCAGGCAGGAAGAGACCTACAACACGTGGCCCATGCGCCGCTCCCGCAACGGAGGCGATGGTGGCAGCTCCCACGTGAGGTCACCATTGCGCGTCGGGCCAGTGAGTCCTATTCAAGTCTCAACCTATTCCTCAATGCGCCCCACCAATGGGTCTTGAAGTACGCGGCTCGACTCAATCCATCGAATCTTCTTGCCGTGACGGATCGGAATCGGCTCTATGGGAATCTCGCGCATCGAATCGTTGACCGATTCTTTCATGTCGGGAATGCGCATGAGCTGTGTGGGGATGCGCTGGCAGGTTGGTTGTCACAGGAATTCGAGTCTGTTGTGGCGGAGGAGGGTGCGGTCCTCCTGATGCCGGGCCGTCGTATGGATCGAGAGCGACTTCGCGCAGCGTTGGGCCGCGCGCTCGAAGAGATCCAGCGACAATTCTCTGCCGCTGGCATTGTTGAGGTCGAGTCCGAGCGCAGTTTGACCGGCACGTTTGCTGGAGGCAACCTTGAAGGGCACGCCGATCTCGTCGTGCGGAAGCCAGGGGGCGGCCAGGCCATTGTCGATATGAAATGGGCTGGTGCCAATACACACAAGGACCGCCTCGCCAGCAATCGGCATCTGCAGCTGGCGCTCTATGCAGAGCTGTTGCGACAGGAAACAGGAACCTGGCCGGAGGTGGCCTATTTCATCCTTGAGGCGGCACGCCTGCTCGCGCTCGATGCAGCATTCTTTCCGCAGGCACACACGGTGCAATCCAACTCCACAGGGGGCACCCCGTACCTGTGGGAACAACTCGTTGCGACCTGGAGATGGCGCCGTTCCCAAATCGATGCAGGACACATCGAGATTGCCGTTGAACAGATCGCGCTGACCCCGGAATCGGAAGCACCTCCAGGCGCCCTCGTGCCGGAAGCGCTGTCTGAAGAATATGATGAGTTCCGCTGGTTGGTTGGGTGGGAGAACTGACTGATGCCTGGCAGGATCACCTTTGTCAGTGCCGGCGCAGGAAGCGGGAAGACCTACCGGCTGACGCAGATCCTTCATGACAAGCTGAGTTCGGGGCAAGTCTCGCCCAGTGGTGTCATGGCGACGACCTTTACACGGAAGGCGGCCACGGAACTGCGCGAACGAGTCCGGATCGCGCTCCTTGAGAAGGGGGAATTCGCCCTGGCTAATTCCATGGGTCAGGCACGCATCGGCACGGTCAATAGTGTGTGCGGGGGACTGCTGGAGCGATTTGCCTTCGAGGCCGGATTAGCTCCAGTGCAACGTGTGCTTGAGGAGGCCCAAGCTGGCGCACTCGTGCGGGAAGCGCTCGATGCGGTGTCCGACTCCGAGACGGTACAGAAGATCAACTCGCTCGCTCGGAGACTGGGCATAGACAACTGGGATGAGGAACTCACGTCGCTCATTGCCCAGGCCCGCGCAAACGATATCGCACCAGACCGTTGTGCAATCTTTGGTGCCCGCAACGCGATGGATCTGCTCGCGCACTTTCCCGCCCCGAGCGCGGAGGATCTTGATGCGGCGCTTGTTCGAACCATTGAGCGCGTGCTTCCCGACCTCGAACAACGCGCAACCGGCAAAAAGAATACCGCCGAATACATCGCGCTGGCGCGCGACACCATACGTGTTGTGAAAAACGGTCACGCGGTCTGGGCCGATTGGGTCAAACTCTCCAAGAAAGCCCCCGAGGCAGGACTCAAGACACTGGCCCAACCAGTGACGGACATTGCGAGTCAATTTGCCGCCCATCCGCAACTGCGGCAAGAGATTGCGGCGTATCTGGCTGCCATCTTCGCGCTCGGGGCAACGGCGCTGAAGGCCTACGCCCAGAGAAAACGGGAACTGGGGGTCATCGACTTCGTGGATCAGGAGCATCTGTTTCTTGGGTTGCTGGAACACCCCTCCGTGTGTGCCGTGCTTTCTGAGGAGTTGGAACTCCTGCTGGTGGACGAATTTCAGGACACCAGTCCTATTCAACTCGAAATCTTTGTGCGGCTCTCACGCCTTGCGCGGGAAACAGTGTGGGTCGGGGACGTGAAACAGGCGATCTACGGATTTCGGGGCAGTGACGCCGAACTGATGAAAGCCGTCATTGGACATCTGCCCAGTCTCGGAGGCACCAAAGAGATTCTCGGACAATCCCGCCGCTCTCGACCTTCGTTAGTCCGATTGGTGAACGCTGCGTTCAGTGCGGCCTTTTCCCCCGGACTCTCACAGGAAGAAGTAGCGCTCATGCCCGTTCGGGAGGAGCGCGTCCCCGATCCGGCCTTTGCGGTGTGGACACTCAATGGCAAGAACGTAGAGGAAAGAGCGGCCGCCCTCGCCGAAGGCATGAAAGCATTGGTCGCCTCGGGTTATCGCATCGTCGATCCCAAAACAGGCAGTCCCCGAGTCGCGCATTTTGGCGATCTTGCCGTACTCTGCAAGACCAATGATCGCGTACAGACGGTGGCGGAAGCCCTTCGCGCCGCCTCCGTGCCATGGGCCACGCAACAATCCGGACTACTCTCGACCCCTGAGGCCGTACTGGCTCTTGCCTGCCTTAGACGGCTGAATGATCCGAGGGACACCGTGGCCAGTGCTGAGATCCTGTCGCTGGCAGACTGTGAGGAACCGGAGACCTGGCTGGCCGATCGGTTGCGATATCTGGAACACGATGGGGACAAGGCACGGTGGCGGGATGGGGGCAAGGACGGGCATCCGCTGCTGACGAGAATTACAGAGTTGCGTGCGCAGGCACCCTTGCTGTCGCCGTATGCGGCGATGGAGCTGGTCATCACGCAATGTGATCTCGCCGGCAGGGTCCTACGTTGGCGGCGGGACGAACTTGTGGCGAGAGTGCGTCTGGCCAACCTGGAGGCGTTGCGAAATATGGCACGATCCTATGAGGAGACCTGCCTGGCACGACGCGAACCGGCGACCTTGTCCGGCCTGATCCTCTGGTTCGGGGAGCAAGCACAGATGGAACTCGACATCCTCGCCGAGCCACCTGTTGATGCGGTGAAGGTCATGACCCATCATGCGGCCAAAGGTTTGGAGTGGCCGATTGTCATTCTCCTGGATGTGGAGAAAGACATTCGGGATCGGCTGTGGTCGGTGAGTACTCGGTCTGATACAAGCCTTGATGTGGGCGCCCCGCTCAAGGACCGGTGGATCCGCTATTGGCCCTGGCCGTTTGGGGCACAAAAGAAAGTTGAGATAGCCGAGGCGATCGCTCAATCCCCGGACGGGATCCGTCTACGAGCGGAAGCGATGGATGAGGCCAAGCGTCTTCTCTACGTGAGCATGACCCGGGCGCGGGACTTCCTCGTGCTCGGATTTCCGGAAAAGAGAGGAGATTGCGAATGGCTGGGAGCATTGAATGTGCCGTGGCTCGCACCAGAGAGTGCGAGAGACTCGGTTGATCTGCAGGATGGCTCCACGATTCCATTTCAGTACCGGAGTCTTCAGGCTCCTAGTGTGATGACAGCCACGGTGGAACCAGATGTGGCCCTTCGATGGTTTCCCGTTCCTGCCTCGAGCACGGAACGCCTGCCGGCCACCTTTGCCGCGTCGGCTTCCGTCCGTCACCCATGCACAATTGTGGAAACCCTGCCACTTGGAGAACGGCTCAAGCTGAAGGCGGGAATCGACATGACGGCATTGGGCAATGCCATTCATGCTTGCATGGCAACCGCATTCACCGACCCAGACTGCCCAATCGACGAGACTCGGGCAGCACGCATCCTCAATGGTTTTGGCTTATCCGGTGCGGTCGATCCTACCGAGCTTGTGCGGCAGATTGGCGCTATTGATCAGTGGATAACCGCTCGTTGGCCTGATTGTCGCCGACATGCAGAGATGCCCATCGAGTCAATTCTCTCGAACGGTCAAATCATGCAGGGGCGAATCGATCTGTTGCTGGATGGACCAGATGGGTGGGTGGTGTTCGACCATAAGGCCAATCCAGCATCCAGAGACAAATGGAATGAAGTTGCCACCGAACACAGTGGGCAATTGTCCATGTACGCCAATGCACTGGTCCGTACGACCGGACGCTCAGTCAAAGAAGCCTGGATTGTTCTGCCGGTCGCGGCCGGAGCAGTTCGAATATCGATAGGCGAGTGATGTGCAGGAACGTAATCTGAAGGCATGAATATATATAACGGATGCGGTGGAAACATCCGAGCAGCGGAGGTTTGTGTGCAGGAACGGTTGTCGCCCAGTAGGCGCGGGGTTCAAGAGCACCAAGCATCCAATGGCCGTGTGTAACGAAAGTTGACGGGAAAGCGAAATGGCAAGTGACTTCGCTTGCGAATGGAGGTATTCTGCGACGAGGTGATCTTGCAACGATATCAAACAGTTCCATATAGGGGTGACCAGATCTTCCTATCCCATGCCATTGAATCTGGTAGTGCATGTTGACCATAGCTGATTCGATGAAAACGGCCGAACTTACTGAAAGACACTATGGAGCAGAACTCACAGCTGGGTCCTTAAAAGTTCCAGAGAGTCGGATTATTGCAGATCTGCTTCTCCGAGGCGTCGCGCCAGAAGAATGGCAGGAGACACTCTATAAACAGAATGCACTCCAAACCCGTAACCTTGAGACAGCGAGGCGACTGGGCCGACTGATCCGACAAAGACTGGAGTTGATGGATGCCGAGCTCTGGCGGCTTATTCGTGATGGCTCAAAGACCGTGGCTACGCACGCGTGTCTCGCGGCTGCCATTAAGCATAGTGCCTTGCTGGGAGACTTCTTAGATTTGGTCATCAGGGAGCAATACCGACTCTTTGCCTCAACACTCTCACCAACACTCTGGGAAGGGTATCTGAATGACTGTCGAGGCCGTGACTCTCTGATGCCGCTCTGGAACGACTCGACGAGGAGACGCTTGCGATCGACAGTGTACCAAACCCTTGCACAGGCAGGATTTCTAGACGGCACACGAACGCTACGGCTTCAACCAGTCCATATCGCCTCCGAAGTGCTTGGTTATTTGCGGGACCACCATGAAGAGTATGTGCTGCGTTGCATTCAGGTGTCTCCGTGAGTGATCTGCTGACCGACCGGCTTAACAAGATTCTTCCACGGATCATCTCAGATGACTTCCTGAGCGGCAGCGGCATCGGGAACGAGATTTCTTTCTACATTTTTGACTACCCGCCTGAAGAGGAGCTCCGAGTACGAGCTCACCTTCGTTTCTTAGTAGACCACATTCCCAAACAAAAACCAGAGCTTCGTTTCACGCACATCAACCTGTTCGATCTCGTGCTGGACCACCTCAAGCGCCGGAAATTGCTCGAGAAGGCACTACAGATACAACGGGAGAAGGGTGACGAAGCTCTCAAGGCGGCGTTGGCTGGCCCCCTCCATCCTGAGAAGCTCGCATCGATCTTTTGTGAAGTGGCCAGGCCGGATCAGATCAAGCTTGTCCTGGTGTCAGGTGTCGGAAGCGTGTATCCGCTACTCCGAACCAGCGGCTTGCTCAGTAATCTGCAGAATGTGATGGGACCCATTCCTCTCGTGCTGTTTTATCCAGGAAAGTACGATCAACTGACCCTCAGACTATTTGGGAAGCTGAGCCTGTCCGCACACTTTGACGGTGTAGCAAAGAGCAAGAAGCCGGAACATTATTACCGCGCCTTCAGATTAGTGCCCTAACAGAGGCTGACTATGAACATTCAGAATCTCTTCGAGCGAGACCTGTTCCGCTCCATCAACGGAGTCGTCAAGGCGGATCAGTTGGACGAATCGTCCGTCTGGCAGGAGTTGGACGAATTCGTGGTGACAAGAGAGCTCGATCAGCATCTCCGCCGCTTTTTCTCGACGTATGGTGATGCGATCAAGCATCCCCAAGATCCCGATGTCGCAGGGAAGATTGGCGTGTGGGTGTCAGGCTTCTTCGGGTCCGGCAAATCACACTTTATTAAGGTTCTTTCCTACCTTTTGCAGAACAAGACCCATACGCATCAGGGGCAGACTAAGCGGGCGGTCGAGTTCTTCGAGAACAAGTTCAAAGATGCCATGCTGTTTGGTGACATCAAGCGAGCGATTGCCTCGAATACCGATGTCATCCTGTTCAACATTGACAGCAAGGCCGACCACCGCATTGGGCGCGATGCCATTCTTGCCGTGTTTCTCAAAGTACTGAACGAGATGCAAGGCTATTGCGGCGATTATCCTCAGATCGCGCACCTGGAACGCCATTTGGAAGGGAGAGGTAAGCTCACACAGTTCCATGACGTCTTTCGCAAGGCGACGGGTAGCGAGTGGGTGGCAGACCGTGACGCCTACCATTTTCACCGGGACGAAATCGTAAAAGCGCTCGGCGAAACGCTAAAGATGAGCAAAGAGTCGGCGGAGAAGTGGGTCGATGGGGCGGAAGGCAGTTTTGCCTTAACCGTCGAAAACCTCTGTAAATGGGTCAAGGAGTATCTGGACTCGAAGGGAGAAGAGCATCGTCTTATTTTCTTGGTCGATGAAGTGGGGCAGTTCATCGGGACAGATTCCCACCTGATGCTGAATCTTCAGACCATTACCGAAGAGCTGGGAACTATCTGCAAGGGGCGTGCATGGGTCGTTGTCACTTCCCAAGAAGATATTGATGCTGTGCTAGGGGAAATGAAACAGAGCAAGGCCAACGACTTCTCGAAGATTCAGGGACGCTTCCGGACGCGCCTCTCACTCTCAAGTGCCAACGTCGATGAAGTGATCCAGTCTCGCCTTCTGGCTAAACGTGAAGAGGTCAAAAGCGACCTCCAGGAAGTCTTCCGAAAAAAAGGGGACATTCTCAAGAATCAGCTCACGTTCACCAATTGCGGAATGACCTTCAAGAACGTCAAAGATGGCGAGGATTTCGTCCAGAACTATCCATTCGTGCCGTATCAGTTCCAGCTCGTCCAAAAGATTTTCGAGGCGATCCGAAGAGCGGGGGCCACCGGTCTGCACCTATCCCGCGGCGAACGATCAATCCTCGATGCGTTTCAGTCGGCTGGCAAGGAGGTTGCTCTCAAAGAGGTCGGTATCCTAGTCCCTCTCTATCGGTTCTACCCTTCGATCGAAAGCTTTCTTGATACCGTCGTCAAGAAGACCATCGATCAAGCCAAGGACAATCCGAGTCTGGAGCATCCCTTCGATATTAGCCTTCTGCAGGTATTGTTTCTCATCCGCTATGTCGAGGAGATCAAGGGGAACGTCGATAACCTGGTGACCCTGTGCATCGCCGAGATTGATGCTGACCGACTGGCGCTTCGTCGCAAGATCGAAGGGAGCCTTCAGCGTCTCGAAAAGGAAACGCTCATTAATCGAAGTGGTGATCTGTATTTCTTCCTGACCAACGAAGAACGGGACATCAATCGGGAGATCAAGAATGTCGAACTCAGTAGTGGCGAGGAAGCCAAGCTCCTTGGAGAACTCATTTACAACGATGTCTTGAAAGAACAGCGAAAGCATCGCCATGCCGAGAATAAGATGGATTTTGCCTTCAATCGCTTCTGCGATTTGCTTCCGGTTGGAAATCGTCTCGACGGCGTATTACAGCTCTCGGTTATTACGCCACTGAATGATGAATACGGGTTGTACGACAATGCCAAATGCCTTCTGGACAGCTCTACCGAAGGCGGCAGCATTCTGGTCCGCATGGGCAATGACGAGACTCTGGGCCGCGAGCTTCGGACATACCTTCAGACTGAGAAGTATGTTCGCCATAAGAATGATGGCACACTTCCGGAGTCGGCGAAGCGCATTCTCCGCGACATATCCGGAAACAACCAAGACCGCCGAGCCCGTCTAGTCACACTCTTAGGCGAGATGTTCGCCGGAGCCGACTTCTATGCTGCCGGCCAGCCCTTGAAGCTGAAAGCCTCCATGCCATTGGCCGCACTCGACGAGTCGCTGGGGTATCTCGTCAAGAACACCTTCAATAAGATGGGGTACCTGAAGCGGCTGTCTCAGGAGCCATTGAAGGAAATTCAGGCCATCATTCGGAGTAACGACATCGGTCAGCAGACGCTGGTCATGGCAACCGAGGAGGGGAACAAGCAGGCGATAGATGACCTACGCAATTATGTTGCCTTGATGTCATCCAATAATAAGCAGGTCGTACTCCAAGACATGATCGACAAGCGGTACTCCCTGCGTCCGTATGGGTGGCCGGAAGAAGAAGTGGTGATCCTGATAGCCCGTCTCATGGTGCTGGGCGAAATCAGTCTCATGATGGATGGGACACTGGTTCCGCTCGATAAGGCCTACGACGCCATCACGACCCCTGCAAAACGTCGAAAGATCGTGATTCTCAAGCGGCAAACCACCGACCCTAAAGCCATTCAAGACGCCCGCACACTGGGGAAAGAATTGTTTCATGAGATGGGACCTGATGGCGAGGATGCCCTGTTTGCATTCCTGCAGAACAAGCTCAAGAGCTGGCAATCATCCTTGATGACCTACAGGCCGTTGGCGGAAACCGGCGATTACCCCGGAAAAGACCAGATCGCCGACGGGCTCC harbors:
- a CDS encoding DUF1819 family protein, producing the protein MKTAELTERHYGAELTAGSLKVPESRIIADLLLRGVAPEEWQETLYKQNALQTRNLETARRLGRLIRQRLELMDAELWRLIRDGSKTVATHACLAAAIKHSALLGDFLDLVIREQYRLFASTLSPTLWEGYLNDCRGRDSLMPLWNDSTRRRLRSTVYQTLAQAGFLDGTRTLRLQPVHIASEVLGYLRDHHEEYVLRCIQVSP
- a CDS encoding DUF1788 domain-containing protein, translated to MSDLLTDRLNKILPRIISDDFLSGSGIGNEISFYIFDYPPEEELRVRAHLRFLVDHIPKQKPELRFTHINLFDLVLDHLKRRKLLEKALQIQREKGDEALKAALAGPLHPEKLASIFCEVARPDQIKLVLVSGVGSVYPLLRTSGLLSNLQNVMGPIPLVLFYPGKYDQLTLRLFGKLSLSAHFDGVAKSKKPEHYYRAFRLVP
- the brxC gene encoding BREX system P-loop protein BrxC, encoding MNIQNLFERDLFRSINGVVKADQLDESSVWQELDEFVVTRELDQHLRRFFSTYGDAIKHPQDPDVAGKIGVWVSGFFGSGKSHFIKVLSYLLQNKTHTHQGQTKRAVEFFENKFKDAMLFGDIKRAIASNTDVILFNIDSKADHRIGRDAILAVFLKVLNEMQGYCGDYPQIAHLERHLEGRGKLTQFHDVFRKATGSEWVADRDAYHFHRDEIVKALGETLKMSKESAEKWVDGAEGSFALTVENLCKWVKEYLDSKGEEHRLIFLVDEVGQFIGTDSHLMLNLQTITEELGTICKGRAWVVVTSQEDIDAVLGEMKQSKANDFSKIQGRFRTRLSLSSANVDEVIQSRLLAKREEVKSDLQEVFRKKGDILKNQLTFTNCGMTFKNVKDGEDFVQNYPFVPYQFQLVQKIFEAIRRAGATGLHLSRGERSILDAFQSAGKEVALKEVGILVPLYRFYPSIESFLDTVVKKTIDQAKDNPSLEHPFDISLLQVLFLIRYVEEIKGNVDNLVTLCIAEIDADRLALRRKIEGSLQRLEKETLINRSGDLYFFLTNEERDINREIKNVELSSGEEAKLLGELIYNDVLKEQRKHRHAENKMDFAFNRFCDLLPVGNRLDGVLQLSVITPLNDEYGLYDNAKCLLDSSTEGGSILVRMGNDETLGRELRTYLQTEKYVRHKNDGTLPESAKRILRDISGNNQDRRARLVTLLGEMFAGADFYAAGQPLKLKASMPLAALDESLGYLVKNTFNKMGYLKRLSQEPLKEIQAIIRSNDIGQQTLVMATEEGNKQAIDDLRNYVALMSSNNKQVVLQDMIDKRYSLRPYGWPEEEVVILIARLMVLGEISLMMDGTLVPLDKAYDAITTPAKRRKIVILKRQTTDPKAIQDARTLGKELFHEMGPDGEDALFAFLQNKLKSWQSSLMTYRPLAETGDYPGKDQIADGLLRVKKLLASDNSYKFIQQLNEQKNELLDFADHFTNLEQFYEHQKSTWERLRKAHGRFQRNRLELERDALAGMALKRMQQILNASSPYSLIKETEGLIATVSTINSALVAAARQQALAKIDVHLVTVTRDIEAAKGDAGLRAACMRPLEELKGAVQSEESLAHITQIETEALKEFDLATSRIEESVRKATEQPKEKGEQPKPILKKKRVVEPAKLVASPYLETQADVEAFLKTLRSELEQALTKDERIEIR